A stretch of Desulfomonilia bacterium DNA encodes these proteins:
- a CDS encoding alpha-glucosidase yields the protein MRKTIIFLTIVFFLIIISDAQAKKSQVQHNEAESYTLGNFIAVYPSENNTLKIMHAANPQKILWESASGGFISAAVASEKITESRGSVRLDEKILKRLKPAGDEKAAYDGSVLTISGHLKGDGIEAPFEFSLRPVSQNRLGFEVKISDEASQCNRLFLHYASSSDEKFYGFGEQFTYLNLKGRKFPVVSQEQGIGRGAFPLTSIVNYVAPGSGGSWFSTYTAVPFYLTTKLRGLFLENHEITIFDLTDNDEVTIENWGTCFSGQIINGDSYYKLIEEFTEYAGRMPKLPDWMNGGAIIGMQGGTKAVLEKFEALKKSGTPMGGFWLQDWVGKRKTSFGSQLWWNWELDTVQYPDWDKMRAALMAEKDLSGDGRGIRVLTYINPFLADVEAKKDASGMALYKRNLFKEAALKGYLVRNSSGGAYMIKNTSFDAGLVDITNPEARNWLKGIIRDQVIGAGASGWMADFGEALPFDAKLLSGVSAMSYHNMYPEEWARLNREVIREAGLEGDTVFFSRSGATKSPMYSTLFWLGDQLVSFDGDDGMYSSLKGMLSGGISGYSLNHSDIGGYTTLGPLYKRSKELLLRWMEMNAFTAVYRTHEGNQPDNNIQFYSDGETMAHFAKFARVYRALAPYRETLMDEAGKTGKPLVRHLMLEFPDDPKAVDIDSEFMLGSDFLIAPVMDKGITLKKVYLPEGFWVHLWTGKVYGSIMSGGECFVESPIGEPPVFYKKGSTAGEKLALEIKKVVNGDNQN from the coding sequence ATGAGAAAGACAATTATTTTTCTTACGATAGTATTTTTTCTGATCATTATCTCTGATGCCCAGGCAAAAAAAAGTCAGGTTCAGCACAATGAAGCCGAAAGCTATACCCTGGGTAATTTTATTGCGGTTTATCCGAGTGAAAATAACACACTTAAAATAATGCATGCCGCGAATCCGCAAAAAATTCTGTGGGAAAGCGCTTCCGGCGGGTTCATTTCCGCGGCTGTTGCTAGCGAGAAGATTACAGAATCAAGAGGCTCGGTCAGGCTTGATGAAAAGATATTGAAAAGGCTCAAACCTGCAGGAGACGAAAAAGCGGCATATGACGGTAGTGTGCTTACAATCAGTGGGCATCTGAAAGGAGACGGAATTGAAGCCCCCTTTGAGTTTTCATTAAGGCCTGTCTCTCAAAACCGGCTGGGTTTCGAAGTTAAGATCAGCGACGAAGCTAGCCAGTGCAACAGGCTCTTTCTGCATTATGCATCAAGTTCTGATGAAAAGTTCTATGGTTTCGGGGAGCAGTTCACATACCTTAATCTCAAGGGCAGAAAATTTCCTGTCGTTTCTCAGGAGCAGGGGATAGGCAGAGGAGCCTTTCCTTTGACGTCTATTGTAAACTATGTAGCCCCGGGTTCGGGCGGCTCATGGTTTTCTACCTATACGGCTGTTCCGTTTTACCTGACTACGAAATTAAGGGGCCTCTTTCTTGAAAACCATGAAATCACAATATTCGATCTCACAGATAACGATGAAGTTACAATCGAAAACTGGGGCACCTGCTTTTCAGGCCAGATAATAAACGGTGATTCTTATTATAAGCTAATAGAGGAATTCACTGAATATGCAGGCCGCATGCCGAAGCTTCCAGACTGGATGAATGGAGGCGCCATAATAGGGATGCAGGGCGGGACTAAAGCTGTACTGGAAAAGTTCGAGGCCCTTAAAAAATCCGGTACTCCGATGGGCGGATTCTGGCTGCAGGACTGGGTCGGCAAAAGGAAGACATCTTTCGGCTCACAACTCTGGTGGAACTGGGAGCTTGATACGGTTCAATATCCCGATTGGGATAAAATGCGTGCCGCCCTTATGGCTGAAAAAGACCTGAGCGGTGACGGCAGGGGCATAAGGGTGCTCACATACATCAATCCCTTTCTGGCCGATGTCGAAGCAAAAAAGGATGCCTCCGGAATGGCATTGTATAAAAGGAATCTCTTCAAGGAAGCGGCCCTTAAAGGCTATCTGGTCAGAAACAGCTCAGGCGGAGCTTACATGATAAAAAATACCAGTTTCGACGCCGGACTTGTTGATATCACGAATCCCGAAGCAAGAAACTGGTTGAAGGGCATAATCAGGGATCAGGTAATCGGTGCGGGTGCATCGGGATGGATGGCGGATTTCGGCGAGGCACTGCCGTTTGATGCAAAACTGCTTTCAGGTGTGTCTGCCATGAGTTATCACAATATGTACCCAGAAGAGTGGGCCAGGCTGAACAGGGAAGTGATCAGGGAAGCTGGGCTTGAAGGAGATACAGTTTTCTTCAGCAGGAGCGGGGCCACAAAGAGTCCCATGTACAGCACGCTGTTCTGGCTGGGAGACCAGCTAGTAAGCTTTGACGGTGATGACGGGATGTATTCATCACTCAAGGGCATGCTTTCGGGCGGAATCTCCGGCTACAGCCTCAACCACAGCGACATTGGCGGCTACACTACATTGGGCCCGCTCTACAAGCGGTCAAAAGAGCTGCTTCTGAGATGGATGGAAATGAACGCCTTCACCGCTGTGTACCGGACCCATGAAGGAAATCAGCCTGACAACAATATCCAGTTTTACAGCGACGGTGAAACAATGGCCCATTTTGCAAAATTTGCTAGAGTTTACAGGGCGCTTGCACCGTACAGGGAAACGCTCATGGATGAAGCCGGTAAAACCGGCAAACCTCTTGTGAGGCACCTCATGCTGGAATTTCCTGATGACCCGAAGGCAGTTGATATAGACAGCGAGTTCATGCTGGGTTCTGATTTTCTTATCGCCCCTGTGATGGATAAAGGAATAACGCTCAAAAAGGTATATCTGCCGGAAGGCTTCTGGGTTCATCTGTGGACAGGCAAGGTCTATGGCTCGATTATGTCGGGCGGGGAATGTTTTGTCGAGTCACCGATCGGCGAACCTCCTGTATTCTATAAAAAGGGTTCAACGGCAGGTGAAAAACTGGCTCTGGAAATAAAAAAGGTTGTGAACGGTGATAACCAAAATTGA
- a CDS encoding sugar O-acetyltransferase: MKREREKMVSGELYISSDPELIAGRRRARLLIDKFNATSDEQWEERARIIKELIPESGKGVFIEPPFFCDYGNNIRLGETVFFNFNCVILDSGPPVIIGSNVMFGPAVQIYAATHPMSAAIRRKGLEFGKGIEIGDDVWVGGGAIICPGVKIGSKAVIGAGSVVTRDIPPNVFAAGNPCRVIREITENYGDID; encoded by the coding sequence ATGAAAAGAGAACGGGAAAAGATGGTGAGCGGAGAGCTTTATATTTCAAGCGATCCAGAACTTATTGCAGGGCGCAGGCGGGCGAGGCTCCTGATCGATAAGTTCAACGCCACGTCGGACGAACAGTGGGAAGAGCGTGCAAGGATCATAAAGGAACTCATACCGGAATCCGGAAAGGGCGTTTTCATTGAGCCGCCTTTTTTCTGTGACTACGGAAACAACATCAGGCTGGGCGAGACGGTATTCTTTAATTTCAACTGCGTAATACTGGACAGCGGCCCGCCAGTGATAATAGGCTCCAATGTGATGTTCGGCCCTGCTGTGCAGATATATGCCGCAACGCACCCCATGAGCGCGGCCATTCGCAGGAAAGGCCTGGAGTTCGGAAAGGGCATTGAGATAGGCGACGACGTCTGGGTGGGCGGCGGCGCGATAATCTGCCCGGGCGTGAAGATAGGCTCGAAAGCCGTGATCGGCGCAGGCAGCGTCGTTACAAGGGACATTCCGCCAAACGTCTTTGCAGCAGGCAACCCGTGCAGGGTTATCAGAGAGATAACGGAAAACTACGGCGATATCGACTAA
- the panB gene encoding 3-methyl-2-oxobutanoate hydroxymethyltransferase, which yields MKKTVSVLDVVQSKGKKRIVVVTCYDFTMARILNSTDVDIILVGDSAGGVIAGYDNTIPVTMDQMIYHTKCVAAAKPKALIVGDMPFMSYQVSVEEALRNAGRFLKEGGAGAIKLEGGIRVIEQVKAIIRADIPVMGHLGLTPQSVYAFGGHRVQGRGVSAVQRLMDDALALEDAGAFAIVLECVPAPVAKKVTEKLSIPTIGIGAGVACDGQVLVIQDMLGMNKEFKPKFVKRYMELCDTIADAVNTYSAEVRAGTFPDDEHSFLE from the coding sequence TATGGCGCGCATTCTTAATTCGACCGATGTCGATATAATCCTTGTGGGCGATTCGGCAGGGGGCGTCATTGCGGGCTATGACAACACAATCCCTGTCACCATGGATCAGATGATATATCATACGAAGTGCGTTGCGGCTGCAAAACCCAAGGCGCTCATTGTGGGCGACATGCCTTTCATGTCTTATCAGGTAAGCGTCGAAGAGGCCCTCAGAAACGCCGGGAGGTTCCTTAAGGAAGGCGGCGCCGGCGCAATAAAGCTCGAGGGCGGCATCCGTGTGATCGAGCAGGTCAAGGCAATCATCAGGGCCGACATACCGGTCATGGGGCATCTGGGGCTGACGCCGCAGTCAGTCTATGCATTCGGCGGCCACAGGGTTCAGGGCCGAGGGGTTTCCGCCGTACAAAGGCTTATGGACGACGCCCTTGCGCTTGAGGACGCAGGCGCATTTGCCATAGTGCTCGAATGCGTGCCTGCGCCTGTTGCGAAAAAGGTCACGGAAAAGCTTTCCATCCCGACAATCGGCATAGGGGCAGGCGTTGCCTGCGACGGCCAGGTGCTGGTGATACAGGACATGCTCGGCATGAACAAGGAGTTCAAACCCAAGTTCGTAAAAAGATATATGGAACTTTGCGATACCATAGCGGACGCCGTAAACACCTATTCAGCGGAAGTCCGGGCTGGTACCTTCCCGGATGACGAACATTCTTTTCTGGAGTAG